The sequence below is a genomic window from Betaproteobacteria bacterium.
CTCGACGATCTGCTGGGCCTTCATATTGACGATGCCGTGCGGATGGCCTATAACGATGCTCGATCCCTCGGGATCGAAAACGAGGTTTCTGGATATGCCAAAGCGAACATCAAGGAATTCATCGCCGAGTGTTGGGCCGAGTCGCTCAACAACCCAGCCCCGCGGTCCTTTGCCCAGCGCATCGCCGGGATTGTCCGCGCGCGATATTCCGCTCGTTTTCCCAGAGTTTAAGCCTGACGAAGGCCGCATCACGTCCGGCCTCTGCGCCACGCCAGGAGACCAGGCTCGCTTCGACGCCTTCGTCGACGAGGGTGGCGTCCCCTCTGGCGTATAGTCCTCAGGTCTCACCGCCGAACTCTGCTCCATGGTCGACAAGATCAATCTGATCGTCAACGACGCCTCGGTTCTCCAGCGTCTCCGCGATCTGCAGGTCAGACTCACCGACCGCCAGATGGCCACCGCCTACCGCGAGATCGGCGCGGACCTGGTCGAGTCGACCCTGCGCCGCTTCGAGACCAGCACCGGCCCCGACGGCAAGCCTTGGGCACCCCTGGCGGAGGGCACCGTCCTCGCCGTACTGACCAGGGTCAAGGGGGCCTACGGAAAACGGGGGCTGACCAAGAAAGGCGCCACCGCCAAGGCCGGCCGAAAGCCCCTTGTCGATACCGGCGTCCTCCGCGACACCCTGCGCTATCAACTGATCCCTGGGGGGGTCGAAATCGGCACCAACCGATTCTCCGGGGAGTGGGAGGGTGGTGCCGCCGTCCATCAATTCGGCAGCCGCAATGGCCACATCCCCGCCCGCCCCTTCCTCGGCGTTTCCGCAGACGACAAAGCCACCGTCCTCGGGATTTTTGACCGCTACCTGCGCCAATCCGGGGCCTGATTTTTCCTCTCGCCTCGGTTTTCGCCATGCGCAAACGATTTGCGTTGGCGACTCTCCAAAACCCGGCTCCGCTCACCCCCGCTCACATTTATCGCGCCTTTCCCCGGCCATTTATCTCGCCTCCCCTCAGACGGGCCGGTTACGGCGTTTTGCCCCCCAGGAGGGCCTTCATGGCCGCCAGGCGGGCGCTGCCGGTGGCCTTGTCCGGTTCCGCAGCCGCCTTGCCGCCGCAGAAGCGAATGTCTTCCTTGCCCATTTCGGCGATGAAGCGCGAAGCTTCGCAGGGGATCAGCTCACGGGCCTGTTTGCGCCGCTCGCAGTAGGAGATATGCAGGGAGCGCTGGGCGCGGGTGATGCCCACGTACATCAGGCGACGCTCTTCCTCGACCTTGCCGGTATCCACCGATTCCCGGTGGGGGAGGATGCCTTCCTCGACGCCCACCAGGAAGACGTGGGGGTATTCCAGGCCCTTGGCGGCGTGCAGGGTGGAAAGCTGGACGGCGTCCAGGTCGGCCTCGTCCTTGTCCAGCATGTTGATGAGGGCGATGCTCTGGGTGAGGTCGAGGAGGGTCTTGCCTTCCTCTTCGCCCTTCCTGTTCAGCCAGTCGGCGAATTCCAGCACATTGCCCCAGCGGGTCTGGGCGCTGCGCTCCTCCTCGTGGTCATGGAGGTGGGCTTCGTAGTCGATGGCCTGCAACAAATCGGGCACCACCTGCTGGGCCGGTTCCTTCCCCGCCCTTTGCTGGAAGCGATTGATGAAGTGGCAGAACGCCAGCAGGGGTTCGAGCTGGCGGGCCTGCACCCGCTGGGCAAAGCCTTCCTGGAAGGCGGCCGCGAAGAGCGACAGGTGACGCTCCCCGGCGTACTGGCCCAGCACTTGCAGGGGTGGCGGCGCCGATGCCCCGCTTGGGGTGGTCGCGGCGCGGATGAAGGCGGGATCGTCGTCCTCGTTGGCGAAAAGGCGCAGGTAACTGGTGAGATCCTTGATTTCCGTCTTGTCGAAAAGACTGGCCGCCGGAGAGGCGGTAGGGAATCTTGGCGTTGCGCAACTGTTGCTCGAAGACCCGTGCCAGATGGTTGGAGCGGTAAAGGATGGCGTAGTCGCGGAAACGGCTCCGGTGCTCGAAACGGTGGGCCTGGAGCTTCATCACTACGCCCTCCGCTTCGCCCTCGTTGTCGCGGCAGGCGGTGACGGTAATGGGCTCCCCGTGGCCCAGTTCCGACCACAGGGTTTTCTCGAACAACTTTTCGTTATGGGCGATGACGGCGTTGGCCGCCTTGAGGATGCGCACCGTGGAGCGGTAGTTCTGCTCCAGCTTGATGACCCGCAGGGCCGGGAACTCGTCCGGCAGGCGCTTCAGGTTGGCGATGTCCGCCCCCCGCCAGGCGTAGATGGCCTGGTCGTCGTCCCCCACGGCGGTGAACTGGGCGCGGACGCCGGTGAGCAGCTTCAGGAGCTGGTACTGACAGGCATTGGTGTCCTGGTACTCATCCACCAGCAGATAGCGCAGGCGGTTCTGCCACTTTTCGCGCACTTCGGGGTGGCTCTCCAGGATCTGCACCGGCAGGCGGATCAGGTCGTCGAAATCCACCGCCTGATAGGCCTTGAGGGTGGCCTCGTAGGACAGGTAACTGCGGGCGGCCAGAGTCTCGGTGTCGCTGGCGGCCCGGTGCAAGGCCTCCTCGGGGCTGACCATGCCGTTCTTCCAGTGGGAGATGAGGGATTGCAGGCGGCGCAGGGTCGCCTTATCCACCGTCTTGGCCAGGTCGCCAATGATGCCGGCGCAGTCGGCGGCGTCGAAGATGGAAAAGCGCGGCTTGTAGCCCAGGGCGCGGGCTTCCTCCCGCAGGAAGCGCACCCCCAGGGAATGAAAGGTGGAAATCTGCACTTCGGCCGCCGTCTGGCCCCCCAACAGGCGGGCCACCCGCTCGTGCATCTCCTTGGCCGCCTTGTTGGTGAAGGTGATCGCCGCCACGGTGCCGGGCCGGAAGCCGCAATCCTGGATCAGATAGGCGATCTTCTGCGTGATGACCCGCGTCTTGCCCGAACCGGCGCCGGCCAGCACCAGGAGGGGGCCGTCGAGGTAGCGGATCGCTTCGCGCTGCGGGGGGTTCAAGCCGGACATGAAAAGGGAACGCCCCGGCGGACCGGGGCGTAGGCGGTGGGGATCAGGGGATTCTACCTCACGCTTCGATATCGACCGAAGGGCCTGTGAGGCCGGGCTTCAACAAGGTTTCCGCCTCTGCGCCCAGATGCACCAGGCGTTCGGCCAGTGCCCGGGCTTCGGCCAGGGTCGGGTCGGCGCTGCCGGAATCCGGGAGGTGCGACTTGGCCGCCTCCAGCTCCTGTTGCAGCGACCGTTCCCGGTCGGCATCGACCGGTTCCGCCGGGCCCACCCGCCGCAGGGCGTCGGCTTCCAGCGCCCGGGCGCGCTCGGCGGCGTCACGGATGGGGTTGCGGGTGGTGGAAGAGAGGCGGTCGAGTTTCATGGCATTGGTAACGGCATCACGCTGCGGATTCTTAACCCGAACAGACCGCCTTGGGGAGGTTTCTGCTGTCATGAACCAATTCTGGGTGAATGCGTCGAACTGCCCGGGGATGGCCTGAACAATGGGTTTGGCTCCGATTGGACAAAGGAGGAGGGGAATGAATCAATCCGGTATCCGACGCTTGGCGCTGGCAACGCTTGTCGTGGCACTTGTCTTGCAGGGAATGCAGCAGGCCAGCTCTGCCGGCGACCTGGCGCCGACGCGCCTCATCAAGCCTCGCCCCGCGCCTGCAGCCAGTAGAGCAGGGTCTGGTAGAGCAGGTCCGGGTCCACCGGTTTGGCGACGTGATCGTTCATGCCGCCGTCGACCGCGACAAACCCGCACGCTGCGCCGCATCCGCTTGACGCAAGCGCCGAGCAATGCGCAAGCGTGCCAGTTTCTCGCCAAGGGCTTGCGCTTCGGTGAGGTGTTGTGCTGAAAGCGGAGGGGCTTCGCTGTGTTTCATGTCCCCAAAAACAACCCGTAATCAGTTTAAGATTGTTAATGCGGACATTTTTCTCGGTTTGCCTCTGGCGTCAAGGTATAAAACCTGGGGCCGGGGGGCGGTAGTTGGTTAGCATCCTTGCGGGGAAAACAGGAATGCTTGGGTCATTGCATTGAGGTAACCCTGCCGCCGACTCTTCAGTGCGCCGCTTCCCAATTCGCTCCGACCCCCACCTCAACCACCAGCGGCACCGAGAGTTGCGCCACCTGGGTCATCAGCCGGGGCAGGTGGGTGCGGACGTCCATCAGCTCGGCATCCGGCACTTCCAGCACCAGCTCGTCGTGCACCTGGAGGACCAGCTTTGAGGCCATGCGCTTTTCGTCCAGCCACTTCTGCACGGCGATCATGGCCATCTTGATGAGGTCGGCGGCCGTGCCCTGCATGGGGGCGTTGATGGCGGCACGTTCGGCGCCCTGGCGGCGGCCCTGCTGGCTGGCGCGGATGTCGGCGAACCACAGGCGACGGCCAAAGGCGGTCTCGACGTAGCCTTGCTGGCGGGCGGAGTTGCGGGTTTCTTCCATGTAGCGGGCGACACCGGGGTAGCGGGCGAAGTAGCGGTCGATGTAGGTCTGGGCGGCGCCGCGCTCCAGGTCGAGCTGGCGGGCCAGCCCAAAGGCGCTCATGCCGTAGATGAGGCCGAAGTTGATGGTCTTGGCGACGCGGCGCTGGTCGGGGCCGACTTCCAGGGGCGTAACGCCGAAGATTTCGGCGGCGGTGGCCCGGTGCACGTCCTCGCCCTGGGCGAAGGCGTCGAGCAGGCGGGGGTCGCGGGAGAGGTGGGCCATGATGCGCAGCTCGATCTGCGAGTAGTCGGCGGAAACGATGCTGCTGCCGGCCGGCGCCACAAAGGCGGTGCGGATGCGCCGGCCTTCCTCGGTGCGCACGGGGATGTTCTGCAGGTTGGGGTCGCTGGACGCGAGCCGGCCGGTGGCGACGCTGGCCTGGGCGTAATGGGTATGGACGCGGCCGGTGGCGGGATTCACCGAGCGGGGCAGCTTGTCGGTGTAGGTGCCCTTCAGCTTCGAGAGGCTGCGGTGTTCCAGCAGCAGCTTGGGCAGGGGGTAGTCCAGTGCCAGTTCGGAGAGCACCTCCTCATCGGTGGAGGGCGTGCCCGAGGGCGTCTTCTTCTTCACCGGCAGGCCCTGGCGCTCGAAAAGGATTTCGGCGAGCTGTTTGGGGGAAGCCAGGTTGAAGGGTTGGCCGGCCAGTGCGTGGGCCTGGGTCTCCAGGGCCATGATCTTCTGGCCGAGTTCGTGGCTTTGCCGCGCCAGGGCAGTCGTGTCGATGAGGACGCCGTTCCTCTCCATGCGCCAGATGACCTGCTGCACCGGCACTTCCAGCTCGCCGTAGATGCGGGCCAGGCCGGGCTCCTGGGCGAAGCGCGGGAGGAGGGTTTCATGGACGCGCAGGGTGACGTCGGCGTCCTCGGCGGAATAGGCTGCGGCCCGCTCCACGTCCACCTGATCGAAGCCGATCTGCCTGGCGCCCTTGCCGCACAGGTCTTCGTAGGCGATGGTGGCCAGGCCCAGGTGGCGGCTGCACAGCTGGCCGAGGTCGTGGCCTTTGTCGGACTCCAGGACGTAGGACTGGAGCATGGTGTCGTGGGCGACGCCGGCCAGCGCAATGCCGTGGTTGGCGAAGACGTGCCGGTCGTACTTGGCGTTCTGCAGCAGCTTGGGCTTGCCTGCATCCTCCAGCCAGGGCTTCAAGCGGGCCAGCACCTGCTCCCGGTCGAGCTGGTCCGGGGCGCCGGGCG
It includes:
- a CDS encoding phage virion morphogenesis protein; translation: MVDKINLIVNDASVLQRLRDLQVRLTDRQMATAYREIGADLVESTLRRFETSTGPDGKPWAPLAEGTVLAVLTRVKGAYGKRGLTKKGATAKAGRKPLVDTGVLRDTLRYQLIPGGVEIGTNRFSGEWEGGAAVHQFGSRNGHIPARPFLGVSADDKATVLGIFDRYLRQSGA
- the polA gene encoding DNA polymerase I, which gives rise to MPLLLLVDGSSYLYRAFHALPDLRNKAGEPTGALYGVLSMLRRLESDYKADYKAVVFDAKGKTFRDDWFPEYKAHRPPMPEDLVRQIEPIHAAVQAAGWPLLMVDGVEADDVIGTLAARASSAGLETLISTGDKDLTQLVSPSVRWFNTMSNELLDPAGVEAKFGVPPQRIVDYLALIGDSVDGVPGVAKCGPKTALKWLAQYGDLDGVVAHAGEIGGVVGENLRAHLEFLPLGRKLVTVVCDLPDLPAPGELTPQPRDAETLKTLFSRFEFKTWLKELESGVAPAADPATPAPAPTLDASGDHRAAYETVFTWEHLEAWLARIDAALLTALDTETTSLDAFAARIVGISLSVKAGEACYIPVAHTAPGAPDQLDREQVLARLKPWLEDAGKPKLLQNAKYDRHVFANHGIALAGVAHDTMLQSYVLESDKGHDLGQLCSRHLGLATIAYEDLCGKGARQIGFDQVDVERAAAYSAEDADVTLRVHETLLPRFAQEPGLARIYGELEVPVQQVIWRMERNGVLIDTTALARQSHELGQKIMALETQAHALAGQPFNLASPKQLAEILFERQGLPVKKKTPSGTPSTDEEVLSELALDYPLPKLLLEHRSLSKLKGTYTDKLPRSVNPATGRVHTHYAQASVATGRLASSDPNLQNIPVRTEEGRRIRTAFVAPAGSSIVSADYSQIELRIMAHLSRDPRLLDAFAQGEDVHRATAAEIFGVTPLEVGPDQRRVAKTINFGLIYGMSAFGLARQLDLERGAAQTYIDRYFARYPGVARYMEETRNSARQQGYVETAFGRRLWFADIRASQQGRRQGAERAAINAPMQGTAADLIKMAMIAVQKWLDEKRMASKLVLQVHDELVLEVPDAELMDVRTHLPRLMTQVAQLSVPLVVEVGVGANWEAAH